Within Solea solea chromosome 1, fSolSol10.1, whole genome shotgun sequence, the genomic segment CTATGGCACCCTCACTCGGGAGGTGAcatctgtgggggaaaaaaaaacagattcccACAGATGTCACCCCCAGATCGGTGTATgaaatacataaacaaaaatatataataaagtaaatcatttttttaccaTCTTCACTGCAGCTCATTGTCTTCTTTTTCACCAAGGCGACTCTTAAAGCTCATCGTCGACGGTAATCGGAGGCCAAGCCAAAGTCTCGTCCCACTGACCGAGGCGTACACCTGTGAACCTACCATGTCAGGCAAAAAGCGTAAGGCAACCTCTGCTGCTAAAGTGGCTAAAAGTGCCAAGCAGCAGAAGCTGGTTCCTAcaaaggaggagaagcagcagaaagCTGGAGGCTGGCTGCAGGACCTTGTCACgcagcagaggtcagagaaCAAGGAGATGAAGTTCAACAAAAAGCGCTGTCGCTTCATTTCTGACACTGAGAAGATAAAGCAGGGCTCAGAGGGCGTCCTGTACTGGATGTTAAGGGATCAAAGAGTACAAGGTAAACAAACACTTAACACAGCCTTCAGTAACTCATAGAGATTCTTTTGGCAACCCACTTCATATGCGCGTGTTTGTCCTCTGTGTTTCAGATAACTGGGCGCTGATCTACGCACAGGGGCTTGCTGTGAAAGAAAACCTTCCTCTGCACATCTGTTACTGCTTAGATGTCCCAAAGTCAGAGCTGTCCACTCTGAGACATTACAACTTCATGCTGAAAGGACTAGAAGAAATAGCAAAGGTCAGTCAGTTTGACGATATTCCTTGATGGGGAAAGTCACACATTACAACATTGTTTGTCAAATGACCAAGTAGCACTTTGTTGAAGAGTGTGTGACACTCAAATTACTCTATtctcactggtcaaaaaaaaaactgttgaaacgTGGGATGTCTGGACATTGGTGAGAGAAATAATCTGACCTAGATTGAGGAGAAACATCTCATGTATCCCACAATACTtaatccaatcaggagccagaactatGTTGAGAGGTAGTCCCATTCCTCATTGGGTTAAGTTAGGCTAATATGAGTCCACAAAACAGTGCGTTATGAAAACAGTCTTGTGTAGTTAAATTAGGCACCGGTGTTGTAATGTGATACAAGGCTGAACGTTGTTGCTCTCACTTTGTTGCACAGGAATGTAAAACCTTAGACGTCCAGTTTCACTTACTCCATGGCTCAGCAGAGGAAGTTGTGCCTGGCTTTGTTTCTGACCGCAGCCTCGGGGCAGTGGTGACAGACTTCTCTCCGCTCAGAGAGCCACTGCAGTGGTTGGAGGACATGAAAAAGACGCTTCCAGAGGACATTCCCCTCATACAGGTGACAACTTAAATTTTATTCGTTATATTTTTCCACAAATTAGTCAACATTAAATACAACATTATCATTTTATGTAGAGTGAATGGTCACTGTTTCCGTAATAATCACAAAAGCTGAGCTTGGACACTGCTATTTTCCTTCCTACAGGTCGACTCCCATAATATCGTTCCCTGCTGGGTAGCGTCGCCGAAACTTGAATACGCTGCCAGGACCATCAGAGGAAAAATCACCAAACTTCTGCCCGAGTTCCTTACCGAGTTTCCTCTGGTGGAGAAACATCCGCACACTGCAACAAGAACAGCCAAAGTGAGTGCTTCAACGAGCGCGCAGAGAGCACTGAGATTGTTTCAGAGTGAATTTGCATATGTGAAGTGGAAACGGCTCGACAAGTGTTTGTTCTTATGTTGCATTCAAGGGCTTGTGGCTCGGTTTAGCTCAAGCAGACCTAATTTGTATTGTTCCTGAAAAATATTCATTGCCTTTTGAAGTGTTTACTGCAATCAATACAATAGGAAAGTAAGTTGTCAGAGAGCCCAATGATGGGGAGTCAGACTGgtgcaaataaaacaatgcttaagccgtctcctctcctctgcacaTCGATTGAGTGAGCGTAAActtcagctctttttttttttttttggcaaaacgTTTTTTCTGCTCTGCTGAAAAACATGGTTTACCATTCACTTGTTGAACCCTCTGATGTTGTGACTGGAAAGGCTCAAAACGACCTGATCACTTTCTCTGTCTTGTATCTCCCTTCTTCACCTCACAGCCAGTAGACTGGGACAAACTTCTGGCCTCGCTGCAGGTCGACAGAACAGTCGGAGAGCCCGAGTGGGCCAAACCTGGCACCAAGGCCGGACTGGCCATGCTGGAGTCCTTCATTGACGTGCGCCTTAAGGTGTTTGACAACCTGCGCAACGATCCGAACGCCAACGCCCTCAGTCAGCTCTCCCCCTGGATCCGCTTTGGTGAGTGATGCCATATAATAGTGCGGGAATGTCTTGGATATTGGGTTTTCTGCCACTTATAATAGGCCTTTATCATGGCAGACGTGACCGATCACAGTAGTTAAAGTACAGGTAAATAATTCATGTAATAATGCTTAAATTCCATTAAGCTGCCTTGGTTTCAAGGTGCATGCACAGACTTCACTATTAAATAtgactactgtccttgtcccagtacaTAAGCTCTAGCAGGGAATCAATTCACTGAATTAAGATATGCTGGATGGCGATTTCCCACCTTTCAGTTTTTTAGGATGTAGTGATTTTCCATTTGACGTAAATCTGCTGTTCACATTAACataatattagatttttttaacatcatgtaaatgcactgactgTCGTAGCAACGATTATCCTATTAATCTATTGTTAAGCGATGACCTAAGTTAATCataaactgttttgataatcgatcagttttagagttttttttaataattaatacaagctttctgatttttcagcttcttaaagtgaacattttctggtttctttgctccatttgacaataaacaaatttaagtaaaaaaaaactcaaaagacacttgagaacatcatgatttccaggtttgttaaacactgattgacatttttcaacattttaactacattttatggacagaattctaaaaataattgttagttgcagccctaaatagGAGCTGCTGTTAATGTGATTAGTGTCATTATGTCCCTACACCATTCAAAGAAGTACTCAGGATGTCAATGGGGCAACTTTGACTGGTCACagtcaaaataacattttaattttcaagGCTTTCTTTCCTAGAGTACGTGCGACTTGAGATTTCTGTCTCCTCCTTGTTCTGGCATTGTCTTATTTTCATCAACCCCTTTTTCCCCTCGCCCTCCACCAGGCCACCTGTCTGCGCAGCGAGTGGCTCTGCAAGTTAACCACAGCGGGAAAGGCACCGGCCATTCTATCAACTCCTTCATCGAGGAGCTGGTGGTGCGCCGCGAGCTGACCGACAACTTCTGCTTCTACAACAAGAAATACGACTCTGTGGAGGGTGAGTGCAAATGACACTGAAATCATTTGTCCTAGCTATTGGCTTTTAGTTGAATAATCTTTTCTTTAAATGCCGTATTACATGCGTGTGCTACTCAGGTGCATATGAGTGGGCTCAGAAGACCTTGAAAGTCCACGCCAAAGACAAAAGGCCCTATCTGTACACGCGTGAGCAGCTGGAGAAAGCGAAGACGCATGACAAACTGTGGAACGCAGCTCAGGTACAACATTACACCAGTGTtccaataaatacatttgttttgtgctgGTTTCCTCACTGGTGTTGTCATGCATGTCTCTGTAGTACCAGATGGTCAGTGAAGGGAAGATGCATGGTTTCCTGAGGATGTACTGGGCCAAAAAGATTTTGGAGTGGACAACTTCACCAGAGGAGGCGCTCTCCACTGCCCTGTACCTTAACGATCGCTATGAGCTGGACGGCCAGGACCCTAATGGCTTTGTTGGTGAGCACATAGAttccatgtgttttctgtgagcaAGTCTGACCCTGATTCACGacgctgtttttcttttggtctCCCCCGCAGGCTGCATGTGGTCCATCTGTGGCATCCATGACCAAGGCTGGGCAGAAAGGGATGTTTTTGGGAAGATCCGCTACATGAACTACAAAGGCTGCACTCGCAAGTTTGACGTCGCCCAGTTTGAGCAGAAGTACTGTCCCAAAAACCTGTGACACTGAAATCATTCCAGGATTTAATGACTGATAGGGTGATAGGGGGTGTTTTTGTTACCAAACACTCAGTATATAGTTGTTTTGAGTCATTATTGAGGGATGATATCTCTGGACTCAGCAGAAAAggctgttattttgtttttttttatgctacTTTTATATTACAGTctttattaccttttttttttattgcgtTATTTTATAAGGAGGATGCTTTGTGTGGGATGACTGTGTTTCATCAGCAGCTTCCACTTGCTGTTCtcgctttttcctttttttacaactgaaaacaaaagtcaaGTCATAAAGTTTACTGTTTATTTACTGCaatctttctctcgctctctctgcttTGTTTGTAAAACCTGAACTTCAATGTTATCTTGCTTTTAAAAGACTTGACCCACGATGACACATTGATTATATTGAGTGGCTTCCTACAGACTGAGATAGTTGATAGCTGATTGATGGGGGTAAATCTGTTAATAATGGATGCTTGTATTTGCAGGGACTTGGTTACGTAACGCTTGCAAATGCAGTTTTACACAGAAACAATAACCACTGCTCCGCTTTAATTAACTACATTTCATGTTTGTGCACACAAAGTACAATATGAATTTTATTGTGTCAGGAGGCAGAGAATAACACATGCGCTAATGAGCTGAACTTCGCCCGGTGCATGATTAAAGACTTGAAATTCCAGCCAATCATATATTTCACTGTAACTAACTGTTCGTCAGCACACTTTCTATTATACGTCTTATTAGTATGTGCATGCTCGTGTAGATGAAGCAGCTCAAATAGCATACTTAGTTGTGCCCACAGGGAAATTTGTCTTGCTCAAAAGTGCTTCAGTGGCAGCAGAACAATCCACGCAGCACGACATGACACGGCTGATGGACGGCCCTACAAAGACATAGATCATAGAGTATGAGTCACATAGTCAAATTAtgatacataaaaaaaaagagatgattttgcaccagcttaaaaaaaagaactacaCCAGATCTAAAAGAAtcttaaaacaaaatgtgcagaAGTGAAGCGACGGTGATTAACAGACACATGGCGGAAATGAAACGGTGCCCTCGGAGAATGAAGTGATAGACACTGGAATAAAAAAGAGCTTGACTCAGTTAGTTTTGTATTTGCTCGCTCCTTACCTTAGGTAACAGATAACATTCAGAGAACGTGTGTATGATGTGTCATTTCAAATCCTGGTAGACAAACCCTTCATATTCAGATGGTCTGAATTTAACGAGTTATTTTCCCAAAACAATGTAGTTAGTACACGTCATGCAGTACTGTATATAGAAGGACTGAGGTGTGAACCCattatgtgatatatatatatatatatatatatatatatatataatacactgtaaatgagGCCAAAACCATGTTTTCTGAGGCCACCGTGACCATTGGCAACACAAGTTTTAACCGTTCAGTTGTGAATTATCTTGGCGGCATTACGatgattcattttcaaagcAAGGTCGCAGCGAGCTTATGCTTTGATCCACTAAAACCTTATCAGTCAATGAGTCTTAATTTATCAGGGACATTGCAGTGAGACACCATGGACATGCAGTGCATCTGATGAACTgcacaaacaggaagtagcaATTTGCAACTCCTGTCAGTTTATCTCTTAAGTCCTTAATGTTCTTTCTAATTTGAAAGGCTTTTCTAGAGATGTCACATTCACAAAAAATGGGACAAACGTTGTGGAAACCTCATGCCTCTGACCATGCGGAAGCATCATAAGCATAAGCCCCGCCTCCATACCCTAAGAATACAGCATGGACTTTGTTTTGATAGTGATGTGTCTTGTtgtgctgctgacacacacacaaccaagtcttgtgtgtgtgtttgaagcagaACAGTGTGGATTTTCCAGCTGCCGTGGACGTCCatatttagatgtgtttttgcAACTGTCAACAAGTGCTGaaacctgtcctctgtcctctggagATTTTTCACTTCAACTCACACGCGCAGACGATGCTCACAGTCTGTCTTTTGCACTCGGGGTCTTGCATAAATCATGTTCCTGATCCTCTGAGGAATTAGGTGCAGGTAACATGTCTTGCACGGAAAGAAAAAAGCTGCAAATGGATGGAAATTCATCCTGTCATTGTGGAAATGTATCAGCCTGGGCCGCGTCCTACTCAAGCAGCCATCAGAttaaaggcctgtacatactcaTGCATACTCATGAATGACAGCATTTCCGCGTTGTGAACCACACCACACGAGAAAGACGTTCTTCCTAGGTGACGTGTCGAGAACAAGCTGCAAGAAGATAATGACGTCCTTCTCTGAACACATGCGGAAGTACGTTCAGGCCTCGACGCTGACTCCCCTGCAGCTCGGTCGCCAGAGTGCAATAACTCTGAATGTGAGATGTTGACGAGAGCGTCGTCACAGCAGAACCTCTGTTTTCCTGAGATTCACATGTCCTCTGTGGAGAGCTAATCTCGCCCACTAAGACTGGTATAAcaaggtgaaaatgaaaacagtgaagCAGGGCCAAGGTTTAATTAAGgtgccttttcttttcctttttttttaaaaataaaatcttccAATATTTACAGTCCCTAAATAATTTTTCTTTGCCATCACTGACACCAGCAATTTTCTACATGCGAGCTTATGCCACCTGGTTTCCAGCTGACTAATGCTGCAACCTTGACACTCCAACAGTGATTGGTGTAGACAATTTTCAGGAGGAAACACGACGCCATTTGAACTGTAAAACTAAGTATGCTAAATGTCTGACTGTGATTGATATGGCCTCATAACTCACAGTCGCACCTTTGCCCCCAAATCTGTGCTCAATTATTCATATTAATGCCACACTTGTTTGCCATGCATTCATCCATCCTTTACAGGAGTTCGTCGTGTTCAGGGTCACGGGAGGAGAGGCCGGCACTCTTGATTCACTGAGACACAAAATAATAGACGCTCATTTTCCCCCGAAAGCTATAGAAATCAAGAGTGTATGTTCAGTTAATAGGAAGCTGAATTGCTTTAACCCAGCCGGTGTAAACAGGCGGCTGTAAAGTCGCCTATGCTTTGCTCGGTAAAATGAGTCGAGAGGAGCTCTTCAACTTGTTATTGGCTGTCACGTAAACAGGaaataaatacagcaataaACACGACGGCTGTTTAGAAAACAGCTCTTGATTTAACGATGTCAAGATATAGAGTTCATACATGTCTGAGAAGTTAACTTGAGTATGTATTACACTGCAGTGAAGAATTAATACTGAAAGTATGTATTTTGCTTCACAATGACCATAATACAACTGTTAATTTAACGATGCCGATGATTTTTGTTAGACAAAGTTGACCCAACAACGGCAGACGCTGCAGCACCGACCATCACATCTGCTCACGAGCAACTCCTGTATGTGacagtcactaaaatgtcatttatgTCTTTTGGATTTGACTTCTTTAAGGGAAATATGTTTCAGCTGTCAGTACTTTACTAGTTTAATAACTAGCATTTGTTATCTGCTTGCCCACAGTTACACACTTGACTTATCTGCTGCTTTAAGAGAGGTGATCTGAATGTTTTTGCCCCAATATGCAGTCACCAATTTGAATATTGTCTACTCTATTTGTTTCTTCCATGGGTGGATTTGGTGGATGAAGATAAACACTCTTCTGTTCTTCCCGCAACCCCTACTGAGCAGCGCGTTGACCTTAATTTGTTTTGcgttttcatcattttcactgCGGTGAAATTTGCAGTTCTCTGCTCAGTGAAAGTCGTTTTCTTTGATTTCTACTTAATTTCCCAGCTCCCCCGACATTCTGTTTGCATAATTTCTTCGATTTAAAGAAGCGGCCTGCCTTATATTGTTATATCAAAAAGAAGCCACAAGTTGTGATAATAACCACTCACTTGAAATACTGTTGACGCTGTGAGGAGAGTCTATTTGCAGAGGCAGTTTGTAAGCTTCCCCGcatttcacttcatttattACCTGAGAAGACGGAGGTGTTTACGGTCTTTGTTGCTATGTCCTATCAACATTCAGTTTAGGATTATTATTGATTCCACTTTCAGATTTTGTGACGCTTTCCCCTCAAAACCCTCTGCTCGTGCTGAAATTGAGTCCGCTTGGACTCAAATACGTTGCTGCTCGCACAGATTTTGAGCTGGAGCTGTTCCTCGTGGCACAAGATGATGGCCTCTGTAAAGCTCTTTGTCTAAATATCGTTTAAAACGCTTATTCTAAGGCCGCAACACTCAATATGAATTGTGTTTTACAAGCACACTTTTAGGGTCGTATATTCAACCCTCCTCATTTAAATGATGGCAACACTGCTCtgattcagatttaaaaaatataattctAGACTCAGGCTTCAGAATCCACAAACCCATGGgcgatgtttttgttttggcgAGTTACCACTCGTGCGTCTCACCGATTCATTATTCAATATCTTATGACCCAGTGACATCATCGTCTTGCCCTTTAGCCACAGCCAGCTTCATCTGCCGCATGTGTACAAAAGAccgttcccccccccccccccccccccaacccccacccaCGCTACATGTTATTGTAATAAAAGGCAGTGGAAAAGTTCCTGTGACTCTCGGCTCAGGTCATTACTCATTAATGGCTTATATTGTTCAGGCAATACTGTAACCGCAGTGTTTACAGAGAAGATATttctgtcctgctgctgctcacactgtaCGAGCCTGAACATAAAACATATGCATAAGAAGGTTTGAGTCAAACTAGCCGTAagaacaacaactacaacccgACTGGCACATCTCTACCACTAGGAGTGATTTTCAAAAGTAAATCACGACTATATTTAGAGTTCCAAAGAATATACACAGAGAGACTCACACATTGTGTAACCACTGCACCAGAACTCATGCGTTAATAAATGGGCTGTATTTTGTTCATTGATACATTTAACACCAGTAACTTTTATTAAAAaccaataaatgaatacaatccTTTTTATGTGTAAGTGACATCTCATTTAGTCAATCAAGCTTTAAAACAGAACGTAGAATACggatattaataaatacacagtaCAGTTATCAAAGGGAATgtgtgagaacatcattatgCAGGACATTTTCAGTGCAATAACATGTACCTGTGTTAAAGTAAGTAAATACCACATTTAAATCAGCTCGTGATTGTTCGGGTTTCCCATCATTAACTTTCATTCCCACTGTGCGTGCGCTCAGTCGCATCTGTACAGCATGCAAGCATGGAAAGGATATGCTTCACATTATGTcgtaaatacaataaatacagcacTAAAATACAAAAGTATTCACTTTGAAGACATTGCCGATGCAGTAAAATGAGTGGTGTCATTTCTATCATCATTAACCCATCATTTCATTGTTGACTGAATTCACGTCATTGTTTTGTTGGCTCTTAATGGGATTTGAGTTACTACTA encodes:
- the cpdp gene encoding CPD photolyase isoform X1 codes for the protein MICIWRSSLSSFSPRRLLKLIVDGNRRPSQSLVPLTEAYTCEPTMSGKKRKATSAAKVAKSAKQQKLVPTKEEKQQKAGGWLQDLVTQQRSENKEMKFNKKRCRFISDTEKIKQGSEGVLYWMLRDQRVQDNWALIYAQGLAVKENLPLHICYCLDVPKSELSTLRHYNFMLKGLEEIAKECKTLDVQFHLLHGSAEEVVPGFVSDRSLGAVVTDFSPLREPLQWLEDMKKTLPEDIPLIQVDSHNIVPCWVASPKLEYAARTIRGKITKLLPEFLTEFPLVEKHPHTATRTAKPVDWDKLLASLQVDRTVGEPEWAKPGTKAGLAMLESFIDVRLKVFDNLRNDPNANALSQLSPWIRFGHLSAQRVALQVNHSGKGTGHSINSFIEELVVRRELTDNFCFYNKKYDSVEGAYEWAQKTLKVHAKDKRPYLYTREQLEKAKTHDKLWNAAQYQMVSEGKMHGFLRMYWAKKILEWTTSPEEALSTALYLNDRYELDGQDPNGFVGCMWSICGIHDQGWAERDVFGKIRYMNYKGCTRKFDVAQFEQKYCPKNL
- the cpdp gene encoding CPD photolyase isoform X2; its protein translation is MICIWRRRLLKLIVDGNRRPSQSLVPLTEAYTCEPTMSGKKRKATSAAKVAKSAKQQKLVPTKEEKQQKAGGWLQDLVTQQRSENKEMKFNKKRCRFISDTEKIKQGSEGVLYWMLRDQRVQDNWALIYAQGLAVKENLPLHICYCLDVPKSELSTLRHYNFMLKGLEEIAKECKTLDVQFHLLHGSAEEVVPGFVSDRSLGAVVTDFSPLREPLQWLEDMKKTLPEDIPLIQVDSHNIVPCWVASPKLEYAARTIRGKITKLLPEFLTEFPLVEKHPHTATRTAKPVDWDKLLASLQVDRTVGEPEWAKPGTKAGLAMLESFIDVRLKVFDNLRNDPNANALSQLSPWIRFGHLSAQRVALQVNHSGKGTGHSINSFIEELVVRRELTDNFCFYNKKYDSVEGAYEWAQKTLKVHAKDKRPYLYTREQLEKAKTHDKLWNAAQYQMVSEGKMHGFLRMYWAKKILEWTTSPEEALSTALYLNDRYELDGQDPNGFVGCMWSICGIHDQGWAERDVFGKIRYMNYKGCTRKFDVAQFEQKYCPKNL